In the genome of Pan troglodytes isolate AG18354 chromosome 15, NHGRI_mPanTro3-v2.0_pri, whole genome shotgun sequence, one region contains:
- the LOC453168 gene encoding large ribosomal subunit protein uL24-like: protein MKFNPFVTSDRSKNRKRHFNAPSHIQRKIMSSPLSKELRQKYNVQSMPIRKDDEVQVVQGHYKGQQIGKVVQVYRKKYVIYIERVQREKANGTTVHVGVHPSKVVITRLKLDKDRKKILERKAKSRQVGKEKGKYKEETIEKMQE from the coding sequence ATGAAGTTTAATCCCTTTGTGACTTCCGACCGAAGCAAGAATCGCAAAAGGCATTTCAATGCACCTTCCCACATTCAAAGGAAGATTATGTCTTCCCCTCTTTCCAAAGAGCTGAGACAGAAGTACAACGTGCAATCCATGCCCATCCGAAAGGATGATGAAGTTCAGGTTGTACAAGGACACTATAAAGGTCAGCAAATTGGCAAAGTAGTCCAGGTTTACAGGAAGAAATATGTTATCTACATTGAACGGGTGCAGCGGGAAAAGGCTAATGGCACAACTGTCCACGTAGGCGTTCACCCCAGCAAGGTGGTTATCACTAGGCTAAAACTGGACAAAGACCGCAAAAAGATCCTTGAACGGAAAGCCAAATCTCGCCAAGTAGGAAAGGAAAAGGGCAAATACAAGGAAGAAACAATTGAGAAGATGCAGGAATAA